A part of Carassius carassius chromosome 32, fCarCar2.1, whole genome shotgun sequence genomic DNA contains:
- the tex36 gene encoding testis-expressed protein 36: protein MSNGGKRYFNKKNKSGNWFIPTGVSHTEQTRDLGTSTGSMLAHGVPQALTQEEERYPKIFINPEKKTMGREYPLSAHDNRTALQHSVDVYDQGFGRKKCFDERRQHNSHFYLCHYDEALSPDSTAQWDHLAYRTDFLPKQETKGREDTLRRRFPRDHSARSQMNATAQAGECFMWFGRNDSNQNTPLSVLAVTNLSLTP from the exons ATGAGTAATGGAGGCAAGAGATACTTTAATAAGAAGAACAAGAGTGGAAACTGG TTTATTCCCACTGGTGTGTCACACACTGAACAAACACGTGATCTGGGCACGAGCACAGGTTCAATGCTGGCACATGGAGTTCCTCAAGCCCTGACACAAGAAGAGGAGAGATATCCCAAAATATTCATCAATCCTGAAAAG AAAACAATGGGCAGAGAATATCCACTGTCAGCACATGATAACCGCACAGCACTGCAGCACTCTGTTGACGTGTATGATCAG GGTTTTGGCCGTAAGAAATGTTTTGATGAGCGTCGCCAGCATAACTCTCATTTCTACCTGTGCCATTATGATGAAGCCTTGAGTCCGGATAGCACAGCACAGTGGGACCACTTAGCTTATCGAACCGACTTCCTGCCTAAACAGGAAACCAAGGGCAGAGAAGACACACTCAGAAGACGCTTCCCCAGAGATCACTCAGCGAGGTCTCAAATGAACGCTACGGCTCAGGCCGGGGAGTGTTTCATGTGGTTTGGGAGGAATGACTCTAACCAGAACACTCCACTAAGTGTACTAGCAGTCACCAACCTCTCATTAACCCCTTAA
- the edrf1 gene encoding erythroid differentiation-related factor 1 isoform X1, with protein MSEVNMSSQDKNTDLDTRHEEDQSSPASEDNKQIICLGNNEVKSRAVVKYSAAPPSSSYALLQEKTDLKLPPANWLRENTQLGTAGTTILGSSRKSKPFSSFGMAYDFLDCIGDDVDVVSDSENIKKLLKIPYSKSHVSMAVHRVGGTLLLDELDIQELFMRSSQTGDWTWLKEFYQRLIDQKWQRKKKSKEHWNEKAILSKFLYYSINSDGTAVPVPSDTEQVAEEGCGTAAEGLSWPATYNSSTTESDESAIPKQEQVDTYTLGHVSSVSKEQNLPTLFNEGENSQGLRNDFVRNILWTFEDIHMLVGSNMPIFGGGRYPAVSLRLRDNNKPINVLTGIDYWLDNLMCNVPELVMCFHVNGIVQKYEMIKTEDIPNLENSTFSTRVVKDIAQNILSFLKSNCTKEGHTYWLFKASGSDIVKLYDLTTLCEEAAEEKCQNPFTLPVAVLLYKVASNMMLKKSHNRKNYGTIRTLLLNCIKLLDEERHPQIIASAHYTLAELFQLDDVSEDEGNGESLRGGGSEDSYSDEEEEEEEDESCSYSTSFEPQDDSKAVAIIKSVGELSVPEKYKSTHQIRPNGAFPVSQDKEVKCRLVLSYILKGLKAVDSSIKKESDLPAADPSTPIPLKYEERSQNGARDVEKEIALLLDRVGPCNEELKVPTRSGMLPGTWQHRMKLQLFLKASKAYYVLSEAATNLLKYGRALRYIKLALQCHDGYCSIGGGLHPQVLLFHCQCLSLCGDVQLMLAQNTSNRAAYLEECNYQTKDDQEILHCLHRESSCQAFSMATDLASDPEYQLIVSCKCYEAAHDLLTSGVLKNLGQEQLGQVLKRLGNIRNEMGVFYMNQAAAMQAEKQGAFSFSARRSVCVAEQELWKKSFSCFEKGMQDFNAISDSVNTALLLCNIGRLMRICAQAHCVMTSEHNRGEFSPEEALYYNKAIDYYQRALKSLGCRESHSAVWDSVNWELSTTYFTLATLLQDYAPLSRKAQEQIEREVTETMMKSLRYCDLQTESARQPLYQYRAATIHHRLASMYHSCYRNQVGDECLRKQHRALAEQHYSKAVRLFIGLSDAPCELLRALLERVAFAEFTLAGQNSSAVKLKTLTGALEIMCETQHAFKLIHKELLEQQEKMLTPADSDRPEELHEASDSSSSSELNTDEVVKLTGVFEPSFSFLLLQLIKLSPASKRKLSGKEEEQVKIYKSVYSRLLRAEKSVPLIQRVSLFMELLDQLKPSTGRDEARSSS; from the exons ATGAGTGAGGTGAATATGAGCTCTCAGGATAAGAACACAGACTTGGATACCAGACATGAGGAGGATCAGAGCAGCCCTGCATCTGAAGACAACAAACAG ATTATTTGTCTGGGTAACAATGAAGTGAAGAGTCGTGCGGTAGTGAAGTACTCGGCCGCTCCGCCGTCCTCATCCTATGCATTACTACAGGAGAAGACCGACCTCAAGCTGCCCCCAGCAAACTGGCTGCGGGAAAATACTCAGCTGGGCACCGCAGGGACCACCATACTCGGATCCAGCAGGAAGAGCAAACCCTTCTCCAG TTTTGGGATGGCGTACGACTTCCTTGACTGTATAGGTGATGATGTTGATGTTGTGTCTGATTCAGAG AATATCAAGAAGTTGTTGAAGATCCCCTACAGTAAGTCTCATGTCAgtatggctgttcacagagtgggCGGCACGCTACTGCTAGATGAACTGGACATTCAGGAGCTATTCATGAGGTCATCACAG ACTGGTGACTGGACATGGCTGAAGGAGTTTTACCAGCGTCTGATCGACCAAAAGTggcaaagaaagaagaaaagtaaAGAGCACTGGAATGAGAAGGCCATCCTCTCGAAGTTTCTCTATTACAG TATTAACAGTGATGGGACTGCAGTGCCTGTACCGTCAGATACAGAGCAGGTGGCAGAAGAGGGATGTGGGACGGCGGCTGAAGGACTGTCTTGGCCTGCCACCTACAACAGTTCCACCACTGAATCTGACGAGTCTGCGATACCCAAGCAG GAGCAGGTGGACACATACACATTAGGTCACGTGTCTTCGGTTTCCAAAGAGCAAAATCTGCCCACATTGTTCAATGAAGGAGAAAATAGTCAG GGTTTGAGGAATGACTTTGTCCGGAATATTCTATGGACGTTTGAGGACATCCACATGCTTGTGGGATCAAATATGCCCATATTTGGAGGTGGCCGATACCCAGCAGTCAGTCTACGACTCAG GGACAACAACAAACCGATCAACGTTCTCACAGGAATTGATTACTGGCTAGATAATTTGATGTGTAACGTACCAGAGTTGGTCATGTGCTTTCACGTCAATGGCATTGTGCAG AAATATGAAATGATAAAGACAGAGGACATCCCGAATTTGGAGAACTCTACGTTCTCGACGCGGGTTGTCAAAGACATTGCACAGAATATCCTATCATTCCTGAAATCCAACTGTACCAAAGAAGGACACACGTACTGGCTCTTCAAAG CTAGTGGAAGTGACATCGTGAAGCTGTATGACCTCACTACTCTGTGTGAAGAAGCGGCAGAGGAGAAATGCCAAAATCCCTTTACACTTCCTGTAGCGGTGCTTCTCTACAA AGTGGCTAGCAACATGATGCTAAAGAAGAGCCACAACAGGAAGAACTATGGGACCATCAGAACTCTGTTGCTCAACTGTATTAAACTGCTGGATGAGGAGCGGCATCCACAG ATCATCGCTTCGGCTCACTACACACTGGCAGAACTGTTTCAGCTGGATGATGTGAGTGAGGACGAGGGGAACGGGGAGTCACTGAGGGGTGGGGGATCTGAAGACAGCTAcagtgatgaggaggaggaggaagaggaagatgagagcTGCTCCTACAGCACCTCCTTTGAGCCGCAGGATGACTCCAAAGCTGTGGCCATCATCAAGTCTGTCGGGGAGCTGTCGGTTCCAGAGAAATACAAGAGCACACATCAGATCAGA CCCAACGGTGCATTTCCTGTGTCACAAGACAAGGAGGTGAAGTGCCGACTGGTTCTCAGCTACATTCTAAAG GGTTTAAAAGCTGTGGACAGCAGCATAAAGAAAGAGAGTGACCTTCCTGCGGCCGACCCCAGCACACCTATCCCTCTAAAATATGAGGAGAGGAGTCAGAATGGAGCTAGAGACGTGGAGAAAGAGATTGCTCTGCTTCTGGACAGAG TCGGGCCGTGTAATGAGGAGCTGAAGGTGCCAACCCGTTCTGGGATGTTACCGGGCACATGGCAGCACCGCATGAAACTGCAGCTGTTCCTGAAAGCGTCGAAAGCGTACTATGTTCTGTCAGAGGCTGCAACAAACCTGCTGAAGTACGGACGGGCCCTGCGCTATATCAAACTGGCTCTGCAGTGCCATG ATGGCTATTGCTCCATCGGTGGTGGTCTCCACCCGCAGGTGCTTCTATTCCACTGccagtgtctgtctctgtgtggagATGTTCAGCTCATGTTGGCCCAGAATACCTCAAACAGAGCTGCCTATCTGGAGGAATGCAACTATCAGACTAAAGACGACCAGGAGATCCTCCACTGCCTACACCGTGAGAGCTCCTGCCAAG CCTTTAGCATGGCCACTGATCTGGCCTCAGACCCAGAGTACCAGCTGATCGTCAGCTGCAAGTGTTACGAGGCTGCCCATGACCTTTTGACCTCAGGAGTTCTGAAGAACCTGGGACAGGAGCAGCTGGGTCAGGTTCTGAAACGGCTTGGTAATATCCGTAACGAGATGGGGGTATTTTATATGAACCAGGCCGCGGCCATGCAGGCGGAGAAACAAGGAG ctttttctttttcagcGCGCAGGAGCGTGTGTGTGGCCGAGCAGGAGCTGTGGAAAAAGAGTTTCTCATGTTTTGAGAAGGGCATGCAGGATTTCAATGCGATTTCAGACTCTGTGAACACAGCCCTGCTGCTGTGTAACATCGGTCGACTCATGCGTATCTGTGCTCAGGCTCACTGCGTGATGACATCAGAGCACAACCGCGGCGAGTTCTCACCAGAAGAAGCCCTCTACTACAACAAG GCGATAGATTACTATCAGCGTGCGCTGAAGTCTCTGGGCTGCAGGGAGAGTCACTCAGCCGTCTGGGACTCTGTAAACTGGGAACTCTCTACAACATATTTCACATTAGCCACACTCCTCCAGGACTATGCACCGCTGTCCCGTAAAGCACAggagcag ATCGAGAGGGAAGTCACCGAGACCATGATGAAGTCGCTGAGGTACTGCGACCTGCAGACGGAGTCCGCTCGCCAGCCGCTCTACCAGTACAGAGCAGCCACTATCCACCACAGACTGGCTTCAATGTACCACAGCTGCTACCGCAACCAG GTTGGAGACGAGTGTCTCCGTAAGCAGCACAGAGCTCTGGCAGAGCAGCATTACAGTAAGGCTGTGCGGCTCTTCATTGGTCTGAGTGACGCCCCGTGCGAGCTGCTCCGCGCGCTTCTGGAGAGAGTAGCCTTCGCTGAGTTCACCTTGGCAG GTCAGAACAGTAGTGCTGTGAAACTGAAAACCCTGACAGGTGCTCTAGAGATCATGTGTGAAACACAGCATGCTTTCAAACTCATCCATAAAGAGCTGCTGGAGCAACAGGAGAAG ATGCTGACGCCAGCAGACTCGGACAGACCTGAAGAACTCCATGAGGCGTCAGATAGTTCTTCCTCTTCTGAGCTCAACACTGACGAGGTTGTGAAGTTAACTGGCGTCTTTGAGCCTAGTTTCTCCTTCCTGCTGCTGCAGCTGATTAAACTCAGCCCTGCAAGCAAACGCAAACTTAG tGGTAAAGAAGAGGAGCAGGTGAAGATCTACAAGAGCGTATATTCTCGCCTCCTGCGGGCCGAAAAGTCCGTCCCGCTCATTCAGCGGGTTTCCCTTTTCATGGAGCTGCTGGATCAGCTGAAACCATCGACAGGAAGAGATGAAGCAAGATCATCATCTTGA
- the edrf1 gene encoding erythroid differentiation-related factor 1 isoform X2 encodes MSEVNMSSQDKNTDLDTRHEEDQSSPASEDNKQIICLGNNEVKSRAVVKYSAAPPSSSYALLQEKTDLKLPPANWLRENTQLGTAGTTILGSSRKSKPFSSFGMAYDFLDCIGDDVDVVSDSENIKKLLKIPYSKSHVSMAVHRVGGTLLLDELDIQELFMRSSQTGDWTWLKEFYQRLIDQKWQRKKKSKEHWNEKAILSKFLYYSINSDGTAVPVPSDTEQVAEEGCGTAAEGLSWPATYNSSTTESDESAIPKQEQVDTYTLGHVSSVSKEQNLPTLFNEGENSQGLRNDFVRNILWTFEDIHMLVGSNMPIFGGGRYPAVSLRLRDNNKPINVLTGIDYWLDNLMCNVPELVMCFHVNGIVQKYEMIKTEDIPNLENSTFSTRVVKDIAQNILSFLKSNCTKEGHTYWLFKASGSDIVKLYDLTTLCEEAAEEKCQNPFTLPVAVLLYKVASNMMLKKSHNRKNYGTIRTLLLNCIKLLDEERHPQIIASAHYTLAELFQLDDVSEDEGNGESLRGGGSEDSYSDEEEEEEEDESCSYSTSFEPQDDSKAVAIIKSVGELSVPEKYKSTHQIRPNGAFPVSQDKEVKCRLVLSYILKGLKAVDSSIKKESDLPAADPSTPIPLKYEERSQNGARDVEKEIALLLDRVGPCNEELKVPTRSGMLPGTWQHRMKLQLFLKASKAYYVLSEAATNLLKYGRALRYIKLALQCHDGYCSIGGGLHPQVLLFHCQCLSLCGDVQLMLAQNTSNRAAYLEECNYQTKDDQEILHCLHRESSCQAFSMATDLASDPEYQLIVSCKCYEAAHDLLTSGVLKNLGQEQLGQVLKRLGNIRNEMGVFYMNQAAAMQAEKQGARRSVCVAEQELWKKSFSCFEKGMQDFNAISDSVNTALLLCNIGRLMRICAQAHCVMTSEHNRGEFSPEEALYYNKAIDYYQRALKSLGCRESHSAVWDSVNWELSTTYFTLATLLQDYAPLSRKAQEQIEREVTETMMKSLRYCDLQTESARQPLYQYRAATIHHRLASMYHSCYRNQVGDECLRKQHRALAEQHYSKAVRLFIGLSDAPCELLRALLERVAFAEFTLAGQNSSAVKLKTLTGALEIMCETQHAFKLIHKELLEQQEKMLTPADSDRPEELHEASDSSSSSELNTDEVVKLTGVFEPSFSFLLLQLIKLSPASKRKLSGKEEEQVKIYKSVYSRLLRAEKSVPLIQRVSLFMELLDQLKPSTGRDEARSSS; translated from the exons ATGAGTGAGGTGAATATGAGCTCTCAGGATAAGAACACAGACTTGGATACCAGACATGAGGAGGATCAGAGCAGCCCTGCATCTGAAGACAACAAACAG ATTATTTGTCTGGGTAACAATGAAGTGAAGAGTCGTGCGGTAGTGAAGTACTCGGCCGCTCCGCCGTCCTCATCCTATGCATTACTACAGGAGAAGACCGACCTCAAGCTGCCCCCAGCAAACTGGCTGCGGGAAAATACTCAGCTGGGCACCGCAGGGACCACCATACTCGGATCCAGCAGGAAGAGCAAACCCTTCTCCAG TTTTGGGATGGCGTACGACTTCCTTGACTGTATAGGTGATGATGTTGATGTTGTGTCTGATTCAGAG AATATCAAGAAGTTGTTGAAGATCCCCTACAGTAAGTCTCATGTCAgtatggctgttcacagagtgggCGGCACGCTACTGCTAGATGAACTGGACATTCAGGAGCTATTCATGAGGTCATCACAG ACTGGTGACTGGACATGGCTGAAGGAGTTTTACCAGCGTCTGATCGACCAAAAGTggcaaagaaagaagaaaagtaaAGAGCACTGGAATGAGAAGGCCATCCTCTCGAAGTTTCTCTATTACAG TATTAACAGTGATGGGACTGCAGTGCCTGTACCGTCAGATACAGAGCAGGTGGCAGAAGAGGGATGTGGGACGGCGGCTGAAGGACTGTCTTGGCCTGCCACCTACAACAGTTCCACCACTGAATCTGACGAGTCTGCGATACCCAAGCAG GAGCAGGTGGACACATACACATTAGGTCACGTGTCTTCGGTTTCCAAAGAGCAAAATCTGCCCACATTGTTCAATGAAGGAGAAAATAGTCAG GGTTTGAGGAATGACTTTGTCCGGAATATTCTATGGACGTTTGAGGACATCCACATGCTTGTGGGATCAAATATGCCCATATTTGGAGGTGGCCGATACCCAGCAGTCAGTCTACGACTCAG GGACAACAACAAACCGATCAACGTTCTCACAGGAATTGATTACTGGCTAGATAATTTGATGTGTAACGTACCAGAGTTGGTCATGTGCTTTCACGTCAATGGCATTGTGCAG AAATATGAAATGATAAAGACAGAGGACATCCCGAATTTGGAGAACTCTACGTTCTCGACGCGGGTTGTCAAAGACATTGCACAGAATATCCTATCATTCCTGAAATCCAACTGTACCAAAGAAGGACACACGTACTGGCTCTTCAAAG CTAGTGGAAGTGACATCGTGAAGCTGTATGACCTCACTACTCTGTGTGAAGAAGCGGCAGAGGAGAAATGCCAAAATCCCTTTACACTTCCTGTAGCGGTGCTTCTCTACAA AGTGGCTAGCAACATGATGCTAAAGAAGAGCCACAACAGGAAGAACTATGGGACCATCAGAACTCTGTTGCTCAACTGTATTAAACTGCTGGATGAGGAGCGGCATCCACAG ATCATCGCTTCGGCTCACTACACACTGGCAGAACTGTTTCAGCTGGATGATGTGAGTGAGGACGAGGGGAACGGGGAGTCACTGAGGGGTGGGGGATCTGAAGACAGCTAcagtgatgaggaggaggaggaagaggaagatgagagcTGCTCCTACAGCACCTCCTTTGAGCCGCAGGATGACTCCAAAGCTGTGGCCATCATCAAGTCTGTCGGGGAGCTGTCGGTTCCAGAGAAATACAAGAGCACACATCAGATCAGA CCCAACGGTGCATTTCCTGTGTCACAAGACAAGGAGGTGAAGTGCCGACTGGTTCTCAGCTACATTCTAAAG GGTTTAAAAGCTGTGGACAGCAGCATAAAGAAAGAGAGTGACCTTCCTGCGGCCGACCCCAGCACACCTATCCCTCTAAAATATGAGGAGAGGAGTCAGAATGGAGCTAGAGACGTGGAGAAAGAGATTGCTCTGCTTCTGGACAGAG TCGGGCCGTGTAATGAGGAGCTGAAGGTGCCAACCCGTTCTGGGATGTTACCGGGCACATGGCAGCACCGCATGAAACTGCAGCTGTTCCTGAAAGCGTCGAAAGCGTACTATGTTCTGTCAGAGGCTGCAACAAACCTGCTGAAGTACGGACGGGCCCTGCGCTATATCAAACTGGCTCTGCAGTGCCATG ATGGCTATTGCTCCATCGGTGGTGGTCTCCACCCGCAGGTGCTTCTATTCCACTGccagtgtctgtctctgtgtggagATGTTCAGCTCATGTTGGCCCAGAATACCTCAAACAGAGCTGCCTATCTGGAGGAATGCAACTATCAGACTAAAGACGACCAGGAGATCCTCCACTGCCTACACCGTGAGAGCTCCTGCCAAG CCTTTAGCATGGCCACTGATCTGGCCTCAGACCCAGAGTACCAGCTGATCGTCAGCTGCAAGTGTTACGAGGCTGCCCATGACCTTTTGACCTCAGGAGTTCTGAAGAACCTGGGACAGGAGCAGCTGGGTCAGGTTCTGAAACGGCTTGGTAATATCCGTAACGAGATGGGGGTATTTTATATGAACCAGGCCGCGGCCATGCAGGCGGAGAAACAAGGAG cGCGCAGGAGCGTGTGTGTGGCCGAGCAGGAGCTGTGGAAAAAGAGTTTCTCATGTTTTGAGAAGGGCATGCAGGATTTCAATGCGATTTCAGACTCTGTGAACACAGCCCTGCTGCTGTGTAACATCGGTCGACTCATGCGTATCTGTGCTCAGGCTCACTGCGTGATGACATCAGAGCACAACCGCGGCGAGTTCTCACCAGAAGAAGCCCTCTACTACAACAAG GCGATAGATTACTATCAGCGTGCGCTGAAGTCTCTGGGCTGCAGGGAGAGTCACTCAGCCGTCTGGGACTCTGTAAACTGGGAACTCTCTACAACATATTTCACATTAGCCACACTCCTCCAGGACTATGCACCGCTGTCCCGTAAAGCACAggagcag ATCGAGAGGGAAGTCACCGAGACCATGATGAAGTCGCTGAGGTACTGCGACCTGCAGACGGAGTCCGCTCGCCAGCCGCTCTACCAGTACAGAGCAGCCACTATCCACCACAGACTGGCTTCAATGTACCACAGCTGCTACCGCAACCAG GTTGGAGACGAGTGTCTCCGTAAGCAGCACAGAGCTCTGGCAGAGCAGCATTACAGTAAGGCTGTGCGGCTCTTCATTGGTCTGAGTGACGCCCCGTGCGAGCTGCTCCGCGCGCTTCTGGAGAGAGTAGCCTTCGCTGAGTTCACCTTGGCAG GTCAGAACAGTAGTGCTGTGAAACTGAAAACCCTGACAGGTGCTCTAGAGATCATGTGTGAAACACAGCATGCTTTCAAACTCATCCATAAAGAGCTGCTGGAGCAACAGGAGAAG ATGCTGACGCCAGCAGACTCGGACAGACCTGAAGAACTCCATGAGGCGTCAGATAGTTCTTCCTCTTCTGAGCTCAACACTGACGAGGTTGTGAAGTTAACTGGCGTCTTTGAGCCTAGTTTCTCCTTCCTGCTGCTGCAGCTGATTAAACTCAGCCCTGCAAGCAAACGCAAACTTAG tGGTAAAGAAGAGGAGCAGGTGAAGATCTACAAGAGCGTATATTCTCGCCTCCTGCGGGCCGAAAAGTCCGTCCCGCTCATTCAGCGGGTTTCCCTTTTCATGGAGCTGCTGGATCAGCTGAAACCATCGACAGGAAGAGATGAAGCAAGATCATCATCTTGA